From one Brachypodium distachyon strain Bd21 chromosome 4, Brachypodium_distachyon_v3.0, whole genome shotgun sequence genomic stretch:
- the LOC104584919 gene encoding uncharacterized protein LOC104584919: protein MEMETEWVVVEMENQAAEEEGMGMSWKALFLRRVVMADANCRAAHGLLEDLAAAFGEQGPLNTAAASDGPGEEETRGALEAASAELGLAAAHIGAARHLALRYRARPIPTDPAPPLSASAPASAAAGDEYLLADPEVRRALGLLRDAARLVRAVHDLVESARGHLGAAEHLRLALGKDYDDDDRDVAAGAAPCPWLHGPCASERLGGVLDVAQAWAHATELAETTGEARDTAFAFSDV, encoded by the coding sequence atggagatggagacggagtGGGTCGTTGTGGAGATGGAGAaccaggcggcggaggaggaggggatgggGATGAGCTGGAAGGCGCTCTTCCTGCGGCGGGTGGTGATGGCGGACGCCAactgccgcgccgcccacgGCCTCCTCGAGGACCTCGCGGCGGCCTTCGGCGAGCAGGGCCCGCTCAACACGGCCGCGGCCAGCGACGGcccgggggaggaggagacccGCGGCGCCCTCGAGGCCGCCTCCGCggagctcggcctcgccgccgcccacatCGGGGCCGCCCGCCACCTCGCCCTCCGCTACCGCGCCCGCCCGATCCCCACGgatccggcgccgccgctctccgcctccgcccccgccagcgccgccgccggagatgaATACCTCCTCGCCGACCCCGAGGTGCGGCGCGCGCTGGGCCTGCTCCGGGACGCGGCGAGGCTCGTCCGCGCCGTGCACGACCTGGTGGAGAGCGCCCGCGGCCACCTGGGCGCCGCCGAGCACCTGCGGCTGGCGCTGGGCAAGgactacgacgacgacgaccgcgACGTTGCTGCTGGTGCCGCTCCCTGCCCCTGGCTGCACGGCCCCTGCGCCAGCGAGCGGCTTGGCGGCGTCTTGGACGTCGCCCAGGCGTGGGCGCACGCCACGGAGCTCGCCGAGACCACCGGAGAGGCGCGCGACACGGCCTTCGCCTTCAGCGACGTCTGA
- the LOC100842670 gene encoding UPF0481 protein At3g47200 isoform X1 produces MSSDDEEEGQQLWSMDDDEGPMPEPGAPTAPQADEEINNQEKKPDVLSTKKEETPLAQPKQKDQEIPQDFTTMKTKVSKAIAHWPAELPTICEVPGDLAEGNKGAYTPKVVCIGPLFDSQRGTARMLRMEDYKWCCVRKLIVGRQRPVAAWSPEVHEPLLLNCFNMMMGLAPRVRAAYSTISSSSNVLGSMTNEDLAMKMLMDGCFVLRRLLKYNRTAEDDEDEWTQRLGRCWVWGTVKRDLLLLSNQVPFFVLQELYKQINTSGDSCDLVNGGLQLLSSLHPRRLHSAPIACKDVHHLLHLFYLSIDFPLGQEPTAPLDPNESSILLEAEAELTHWLPCAKELEEAGVEFKPRTRKHGATTSFLDIRFRKGKLEIPPLQLFDYSEPLFRNLIAFEQTYLGTPGRITAYFIFMDCLLKTAQDVRLLHRCGVLVNHMNGNRADTAMEFFSRLCAEVHTSASRNYLAGVMEEVARYQSRRLPTWRAALVSGYFTNPWVTTSVIASAILLVLTVLQSYYSVAAYYK; encoded by the exons ATGTCGTCtgatgatgaagaggaag GGCAACAACTTTGGTCcatggatgatgatgaaggACCAATGCCAGAACCAGGCGCTCCTACTGCACCACAAG CTGATGAAGAGATCAACAACCAGGAGAAGAAACCCGACGTGCTATCAACAAAAAAGGAGGAGACACCCCTGGCGCAGCCAAAACAAAAGGACCAGGAGATACCCCAGGATTTCACAACGATGAAGACGAAGGTGAGCAAAGCGATTGCTCACTGGCCCGCAGAGCTGCCAACCATCTGCGAGGTCCCCGGGGACCTCGCCGAGGGAAACAAGGGCGCGTACACCCCCAAAGTGGTCTGCATCGGTCCGCTCTTTGACAGCCAGCGCGGCACGGCCCGCATGCTCAGGATGGAGGACTACAAGTGGTGTTGCGTCCGCAAGCTCATCGTGGGGCGCCAGCGGCCGGTCGCCGCCTGGTCGCCGGAGGTTCATGAGCCGTTGCTTCTCAACTGCTTCAACATGATGATGGGCCTCGCACCGCGAGTTCGTGCCGCCTACAGCacaatttcttcttcctccaatgTCTTGGGCAGCATGACCAATGAGGATCTGGCTATGAAGATGCTTATGGACGGTTGCTTCGTGCTCCGACGACTGCTCAAGTACAATCGGACGGCCGAAGATGATGAGGACGAGTGGACCCAACGGTTAGGCCGGTGTTGGGTGTGGGGAACCGTGAAGCGtgatctgctgctgctcagcAACCAGGTCCCCTTCTTCGTCCTCCAAGAGCTCTACAAGCAGATCAATACTAGCGGCGACAGTTGCGACCTTGTCAACGGCGGCCTCCAGCTGTTGAGCTCGCTCCACCCTCGCCGTCTGCACTCCGCACCCATCGCCTGCAAGGATGtgcaccacctcctccacctATTCTACCTCTCCATCGACTTCCCGTTGGGCCAGGAGCCCACTGCTCCTCTTGATCCCAACGAGTCATCCATACTattggaggcggaggctgagCTCACCCACTGGCTACCGTGCGCCAAGGAGCTAGAGGAGGCCGGCGTTGAGTTCAAACCACGGACAAGGAAGCATGGCGCCACCACCAGCTTTCTGGACATCAGGTTTCGGAAGGGCAAGCTAGAGATCCCGCCGCTGCAGCTATTCGACTACAGCGAGCCCTTGTTCCGGAACCTGATCGCGTTCGAGCAGACCTACCTGGGTACGCCGGGCCGCATTACAGCTTACTTCATCTTCATGGACTGCCTCCTGAAGACCGCCCAAGACGTGCGGCTCCTCCACCGGTGTGGGGTGCTGGTCAACCACATGAACGGCAATAGGGCAGATACTGCCATGGAGTTCTTCAGCCGTCTCTGTGCGGAGGTGCACACCTCTGCAAGCCGCAACTACCTCGCTGGCGTCATGGAGGAAGTAGCCAGGTACCAAAGCAGGCGCTTGCCCACCTGGCGTGCCGCTCTGGTGAGCGGCTACTTCACCAACCCGTGGGTGACTACCTCCGTCATTGCCTCTGCTATCTTGCTCGTCCTCACCGTGCTGCAGTCCTACTACTCTGTCGCCGCCTACTACAAATAA
- the LOC100842670 gene encoding UPF0481 protein At3g47200 isoform X2, with protein MMKRKGNNFGPWMMMKDQCQNQALLLHHKEKKPDVLSTKKEETPLAQPKQKDQEIPQDFTTMKTKVSKAIAHWPAELPTICEVPGDLAEGNKGAYTPKVVCIGPLFDSQRGTARMLRMEDYKWCCVRKLIVGRQRPVAAWSPEVHEPLLLNCFNMMMGLAPRVRAAYSTISSSSNVLGSMTNEDLAMKMLMDGCFVLRRLLKYNRTAEDDEDEWTQRLGRCWVWGTVKRDLLLLSNQVPFFVLQELYKQINTSGDSCDLVNGGLQLLSSLHPRRLHSAPIACKDVHHLLHLFYLSIDFPLGQEPTAPLDPNESSILLEAEAELTHWLPCAKELEEAGVEFKPRTRKHGATTSFLDIRFRKGKLEIPPLQLFDYSEPLFRNLIAFEQTYLGTPGRITAYFIFMDCLLKTAQDVRLLHRCGVLVNHMNGNRADTAMEFFSRLCAEVHTSASRNYLAGVMEEVARYQSRRLPTWRAALVSGYFTNPWVTTSVIASAILLVLTVLQSYYSVAAYYK; from the exons atgatgaagaggaag GGCAACAACTTTGGTCcatggatgatgatgaaggACCAATGCCAGAACCAGGCGCTCCTACTGCACCACAAG GAGAAGAAACCCGACGTGCTATCAACAAAAAAGGAGGAGACACCCCTGGCGCAGCCAAAACAAAAGGACCAGGAGATACCCCAGGATTTCACAACGATGAAGACGAAGGTGAGCAAAGCGATTGCTCACTGGCCCGCAGAGCTGCCAACCATCTGCGAGGTCCCCGGGGACCTCGCCGAGGGAAACAAGGGCGCGTACACCCCCAAAGTGGTCTGCATCGGTCCGCTCTTTGACAGCCAGCGCGGCACGGCCCGCATGCTCAGGATGGAGGACTACAAGTGGTGTTGCGTCCGCAAGCTCATCGTGGGGCGCCAGCGGCCGGTCGCCGCCTGGTCGCCGGAGGTTCATGAGCCGTTGCTTCTCAACTGCTTCAACATGATGATGGGCCTCGCACCGCGAGTTCGTGCCGCCTACAGCacaatttcttcttcctccaatgTCTTGGGCAGCATGACCAATGAGGATCTGGCTATGAAGATGCTTATGGACGGTTGCTTCGTGCTCCGACGACTGCTCAAGTACAATCGGACGGCCGAAGATGATGAGGACGAGTGGACCCAACGGTTAGGCCGGTGTTGGGTGTGGGGAACCGTGAAGCGtgatctgctgctgctcagcAACCAGGTCCCCTTCTTCGTCCTCCAAGAGCTCTACAAGCAGATCAATACTAGCGGCGACAGTTGCGACCTTGTCAACGGCGGCCTCCAGCTGTTGAGCTCGCTCCACCCTCGCCGTCTGCACTCCGCACCCATCGCCTGCAAGGATGtgcaccacctcctccacctATTCTACCTCTCCATCGACTTCCCGTTGGGCCAGGAGCCCACTGCTCCTCTTGATCCCAACGAGTCATCCATACTattggaggcggaggctgagCTCACCCACTGGCTACCGTGCGCCAAGGAGCTAGAGGAGGCCGGCGTTGAGTTCAAACCACGGACAAGGAAGCATGGCGCCACCACCAGCTTTCTGGACATCAGGTTTCGGAAGGGCAAGCTAGAGATCCCGCCGCTGCAGCTATTCGACTACAGCGAGCCCTTGTTCCGGAACCTGATCGCGTTCGAGCAGACCTACCTGGGTACGCCGGGCCGCATTACAGCTTACTTCATCTTCATGGACTGCCTCCTGAAGACCGCCCAAGACGTGCGGCTCCTCCACCGGTGTGGGGTGCTGGTCAACCACATGAACGGCAATAGGGCAGATACTGCCATGGAGTTCTTCAGCCGTCTCTGTGCGGAGGTGCACACCTCTGCAAGCCGCAACTACCTCGCTGGCGTCATGGAGGAAGTAGCCAGGTACCAAAGCAGGCGCTTGCCCACCTGGCGTGCCGCTCTGGTGAGCGGCTACTTCACCAACCCGTGGGTGACTACCTCCGTCATTGCCTCTGCTATCTTGCTCGTCCTCACCGTGCTGCAGTCCTACTACTCTGTCGCCGCCTACTACAAATAA